Proteins from a single region of Amorphus orientalis:
- a CDS encoding RT0821/Lpp0805 family surface protein — MAIAFASLRSLRQGARTHLCRAAGLLFAAALLSACQTDGSANGGSATADADKVRGSLIVTDQTLGLTDEDRRVALSAEFRALERTPAGAAISWSNPQTEHSGEVLPGPAYQVNAQRCRDYTHTVTAGGEPMRFQATACRAPEGDWLIVT; from the coding sequence ATGGCAATTGCATTCGCTTCTCTTCGCTCGCTCCGGCAGGGCGCCCGCACTCATCTTTGCCGCGCCGCCGGTCTGCTTTTCGCGGCCGCGCTGCTGTCGGCCTGCCAGACGGACGGTTCGGCCAACGGGGGATCGGCGACGGCGGACGCCGATAAGGTCCGCGGCTCGCTGATCGTTACCGACCAGACGCTCGGACTGACGGACGAGGACAGGCGGGTCGCCCTCAGCGCCGAATTCCGGGCGCTGGAACGCACCCCGGCAGGCGCCGCGATCTCCTGGAGCAATCCACAGACCGAGCATTCCGGCGAGGTGCTGCCCGGGCCGGCCTATCAGGTGAATGCGCAGCGCTGCCGAGACTACACCCACACGGTCACGGCAGGCGGCGAGCCGATGCGCTTCCAGGCGACCGCATGCCGCGCCCCGGAAGGAGACTGGCTGATTGTCACCTGA
- the ccmE gene encoding cytochrome c maturation protein CcmE yields MTRKQRRLTFIGVVGTVLAAAVGLVFAAMGDKVAYFKTPSELVAMHSDPDRRIRLGGLVEDGSLDRGEGTTVTFRVTDTADAVTVSYTGILPDLFREGQGVVAEGVLQDGVFRADTVLARHDENYMPKEVADALKEQNHYYESGTVTQ; encoded by the coding sequence ATGACACGAAAGCAGAGGCGGCTGACCTTCATCGGCGTGGTGGGCACGGTTCTGGCCGCCGCCGTCGGGCTCGTTTTCGCCGCGATGGGCGACAAGGTCGCCTACTTCAAGACGCCGAGCGAGCTGGTCGCCATGCATTCCGATCCCGACCGCCGCATCCGGCTCGGCGGACTTGTCGAGGACGGCTCGCTCGATCGGGGCGAGGGGACCACGGTGACCTTCCGCGTGACCGACACTGCCGACGCCGTCACGGTCAGCTATACGGGCATCTTGCCGGACCTGTTCCGCGAAGGGCAGGGCGTCGTCGCCGAGGGCGTGCTTCAGGACGGCGTGTTCCGGGCCGATACGGTGCTTGCGCGCCACGATGAGAACTACATGCCCAAGGAAGTCGCCGACGCGCTCAAGGAGCAGAACCACTATTACGAATCCGGGACGGTTACACAGTAG
- a CDS encoding ATP-binding protein, whose translation MRTRSLARRLLLISAIWSALALLVAGVILVALYRQSVERGFDERLDVYLKTIVAELASGGPPDESNPIGSLGEPRFGLPLSGWYWSVAPADGGPVIQASRSLAGDTLALPDGFPEISLSGEAQTASVTGPGGDPLRVVSRVIALPDGVRYAVTVAGDATEIRADVAAFGTRVALTLIAMGAGLVLAILLQVKVGLKPLERIRSSVQAIRVGEKERLDGDFPREIAPLASELNELLDSHREVVERSRTHVGNLAHALKTPLSVILNEARDSEAPFARKVEEQANAMQVHIAHHLDRARIAAERKVIGSVTPVQPVVDSIARAMRRLYEEKGVLVRASEGSSARFRGDRQDLMELLGNLVDNGCKWARRDVMVDVRDAVDADAGRAMFEIVVEDDGPGLAEGDRERVLQRGRRLDESKPGSGLGLSIVSELVRLYGGSLELKSGSEGGLRVEVRLPGI comes from the coding sequence ATGCGCACTAGATCGCTCGCGCGCCGGCTTCTTCTGATCTCGGCGATCTGGAGCGCGCTCGCGCTCCTGGTGGCCGGCGTGATCCTGGTTGCGCTCTACCGCCAATCTGTTGAGCGGGGCTTCGACGAGCGGCTCGACGTCTACCTCAAGACGATCGTGGCCGAACTGGCCAGCGGCGGCCCGCCGGACGAGAGCAACCCGATCGGCAGCCTGGGCGAACCGCGCTTTGGGCTGCCCCTGTCGGGTTGGTACTGGTCCGTGGCGCCTGCCGACGGCGGACCGGTCATCCAGGCCTCCCGATCGCTGGCGGGCGACACCCTGGCACTCCCCGACGGATTTCCGGAGATCTCGCTTTCGGGCGAGGCGCAGACGGCGTCGGTGACCGGCCCGGGCGGCGATCCGCTGCGCGTGGTCAGCCGCGTCATCGCGTTGCCGGACGGGGTGCGCTACGCGGTGACGGTCGCCGGAGACGCCACCGAAATCCGCGCCGACGTGGCCGCCTTCGGAACCCGGGTGGCCCTGACGCTCATCGCGATGGGGGCGGGGCTGGTGCTTGCCATCCTTCTTCAGGTCAAGGTGGGGCTGAAGCCGCTGGAGCGCATCCGCTCGTCGGTGCAGGCGATCCGGGTCGGCGAGAAGGAGCGGCTGGACGGGGACTTTCCGCGCGAGATCGCCCCGCTTGCCAGCGAACTGAACGAGCTTCTCGACAGCCACCGGGAGGTCGTCGAGCGATCCCGCACCCACGTCGGTAATCTGGCGCATGCGCTCAAGACGCCGCTGAGCGTCATCCTCAACGAGGCCCGGGACTCCGAAGCGCCTTTCGCGCGCAAGGTGGAGGAGCAGGCGAACGCGATGCAGGTTCATATCGCGCATCATCTGGATCGGGCGCGGATCGCGGCGGAGCGGAAGGTGATCGGCTCGGTGACGCCGGTGCAGCCGGTCGTCGATTCGATCGCACGCGCCATGCGGCGGCTCTACGAAGAAAAGGGCGTGCTGGTGCGCGCCAGCGAGGGATCGTCGGCCCGGTTCCGGGGCGATCGCCAGGACCTGATGGAGCTTCTCGGCAACCTCGTCGACAACGGATGCAAGTGGGCGCGCCGGGACGTGATGGTGGACGTCCGAGACGCGGTCGACGCGGACGCCGGCCGGGCGATGTTCGAGATCGTCGTGGAGGACGACGGGCCGGGCCTTGCCGAAGGCGATCGCGAACGGGTGCTTCAGCGTGGGCGCCGGCTCGACGAGAGCAAGCCGGGCAGCGGGCTCGGCCTGTCGATCGTTTCCGAGCTCGTGCGGCTCTACGGCGGATCGCTGGAACTCAAGAGCGGATCGGAGGGCGGACTGCGGGTGGAGGTGCGGCTGCCGGGGATTTGA
- a CDS encoding response regulator transcription factor, which translates to MRVLVVEDDQDLSRQLKSALTDAGYVVDLAEDGEEGHHLGDTEPYDAVILDIGLPVMDGISVLERWRRDGRTMPVLVLTARDRWSDKVAGIDAGADDYVAKPFHMEEVLARVRALVRRSAGHASNLVACGPVEVDTRSGRVTVDGNPVKLTSHEYRLLAYLMLHKDRVVSRTELIEHLYDQDFDRDSNTIEVFVGRLRKKISADVIETIRGLGYRITEPGAAPTDNAH; encoded by the coding sequence ATGCGCGTGCTCGTCGTTGAGGACGACCAGGATCTGTCGCGCCAGCTGAAGTCCGCGCTCACCGATGCGGGCTATGTGGTCGATCTCGCCGAAGACGGGGAGGAAGGTCACCATCTGGGCGACACCGAACCCTACGACGCCGTGATTCTGGATATCGGCCTGCCGGTGATGGACGGGATTTCCGTGCTGGAGCGCTGGCGGCGGGATGGCCGGACCATGCCCGTTCTGGTCCTGACGGCGCGCGACCGCTGGAGCGACAAGGTGGCCGGCATCGACGCAGGCGCCGACGACTATGTCGCCAAGCCGTTCCACATGGAGGAGGTGCTGGCCCGCGTGCGGGCGCTGGTCCGCCGTTCGGCCGGCCACGCCAGCAACCTGGTCGCATGCGGGCCGGTCGAGGTGGACACGCGATCCGGCCGCGTCACCGTCGACGGCAACCCGGTCAAGCTGACCTCGCACGAATACCGCCTGCTGGCCTATCTGATGCTGCACAAGGACCGGGTGGTCTCGCGGACGGAACTCATCGAGCATCTGTACGATCAGGATTTCGACCGGGATTCCAACACCATCGAGGTCTTCGTCGGGCGCCTGCGCAAGAAGATATCGGCGGACGTGATCGAAACGATCCGGGGGCTCGGCTACCGCATCACCGAACCCGGAGCCGCACCGACCGACAATGCGCACTAG
- a CDS encoding PepSY domain-containing protein, translated as MTRFRRILLVLLVVLAAPAAQAACLSPDQQRQAVQSGQVVRPGAVQGQVNGELLRLDLCDEGGRLVYVATVLQGGQVTRVTFDARSGSRM; from the coding sequence ATGACCCGGTTTCGCCGCATCCTCCTTGTCCTTCTCGTGGTCCTGGCCGCACCCGCGGCCCAGGCGGCCTGTCTGTCGCCCGACCAGCAGCGCCAGGCGGTGCAGAGCGGTCAGGTCGTCCGGCCGGGAGCGGTACAGGGACAGGTCAACGGCGAGCTGCTGCGCCTGGACCTGTGCGATGAGGGCGGCCGCCTCGTCTATGTGGCGACGGTTCTCCAGGGCGGACAGGTGACCCGCGTCACGTTCGACGCCCGATCCGGGTCGCGGATGTGA
- the ccmI gene encoding c-type cytochrome biogenesis protein CcmI, translated as MLFWSLAVLLTAVAILAVLVPLARRGGDEAGASDPDVAVYKAQLDELDRDAERGLISAQEVEAARAEIARRLLRARERQKGAGSSTVTRRRVVAVVALVALPLVAVVVYGLLGNPGYPDQPRAERMAEAEASGDLQALVARVEDHLGDNPDDGRGWAVLAPIYLRAGRANDAVAAFQSAIRLDGGDQATLYAGLGEALVQASGGVVTEEATTAFEQALELNPQAVRPRFFLALGLGQAGRTDAAISAWQALIASADGNEPWVPIAQQQLAALGGETAAPGLPGPSAEQVEAAGEMNASDRRAMIEGMVSGLAARLESEGGSVDEWIRLMRAYQVLGQPDDARSAADSARAAFSGDPEAEARIDETERDLGLNQ; from the coding sequence ATGCTGTTCTGGAGCCTGGCTGTTCTTCTGACCGCGGTCGCGATCCTGGCGGTGCTGGTGCCCCTGGCCCGCAGGGGCGGCGACGAGGCCGGCGCCAGCGATCCCGATGTCGCCGTCTACAAGGCCCAGCTCGATGAACTCGACCGGGATGCCGAGCGCGGGCTGATCAGCGCGCAGGAAGTCGAGGCTGCGCGCGCGGAAATCGCCCGCCGGCTGCTGCGGGCCAGGGAGCGCCAGAAGGGCGCCGGATCCTCGACCGTGACCCGCCGAAGGGTGGTCGCGGTGGTGGCGCTGGTTGCGCTGCCGCTGGTGGCGGTCGTCGTCTACGGCCTTCTGGGCAATCCGGGATATCCGGACCAGCCGCGCGCGGAACGGATGGCCGAGGCCGAAGCGTCCGGGGACCTGCAGGCGCTGGTCGCCCGGGTGGAGGACCATCTCGGCGACAATCCGGACGACGGTCGCGGGTGGGCCGTGCTCGCGCCGATCTATCTCAGGGCCGGACGAGCCAATGACGCCGTGGCCGCATTCCAGAGCGCGATCCGGCTCGACGGTGGTGACCAGGCGACCCTTTATGCCGGGCTCGGCGAGGCGCTCGTGCAGGCCAGCGGCGGCGTGGTGACGGAGGAGGCGACCACCGCGTTCGAGCAGGCCCTGGAGCTTAATCCGCAGGCGGTCCGTCCGCGGTTCTTCCTGGCGCTTGGGCTTGGACAGGCCGGCCGCACCGACGCGGCGATTTCCGCATGGCAGGCCCTGATCGCTTCGGCCGATGGCAACGAGCCGTGGGTGCCGATCGCCCAGCAGCAGCTGGCGGCGCTCGGCGGAGAGACGGCAGCGCCGGGCCTGCCGGGCCCGAGTGCGGAGCAGGTCGAGGCCGCCGGCGAAATGAACGCGTCCGACCGTCGTGCCATGATCGAGGGCATGGTGAGCGGTCTGGCCGCGCGGCTGGAGAGCGAAGGCGGCTCCGTCGACGAGTGGATCCGCCTCATGCGGGCCTATCAGGTACTTGGGCAGCCCGACGACGCCCGGTCCGCGGCCGATAGCGCCAGGGCTGCCTTCTCCGGCGACCCTGAGGCAGAAGCGCGCATCGACGAGACGGAACGGGATCTTGGCCTAAATCAATAA